ACAAACATGTACTGGAAAATGTAGACGTATGCTGGATCAATTTTCACTGTGCAGATGAATCAACGCTTCTTCCGAATGGAAAGAACATTAGATACGACTTTACTTCTTTTGACAGCAGCAACTATGTTGCTCATCCAAATCCAGATATCGACTTGTGCGCCATTCCACTTTTACCAGTGTTTCTGGAATTAAATTCTATAGGCAGCACACCATTTACAACTAGCGTCACAGAAGAGACATTAATAGATCAAGCTACTTTGTCCACTCTATCTGCAATTGAAGATATAACAATGGTTGGTTATCCAATTGGGCTCTCTGATGAGGCCAATAACTTTCCTATCATGAGGCGTGGAATCACTGCCAGTCATCCTAACATAGACTTCAATGGAACTCCCCAAGGAGTTATTGATATTGCCGCATTCCCAGGATCCTCTGGATCACCCATTTTCTTATTTAATGAAAGAGGATACCGTACAAGAACTGGCGAGCATTTCCCAGAAGGAACCCGATTGCGGCTTCTAGTGGTCTGATTCGGAAGAACCCTGGGATCAGCGGGCGTAGAATGATGGCGGAGGTGGCACATGCATCGCGGCCGTCAATCTCCCGTTCCCATCTTGAGCGACGACGAGCGTCGAGTGTCGAGTGTTGAGTGGCTTGATTCGACGTCGCCAAACCCCTCGGGGTTTAGCGACCCGCGCGAAGGTGATGCTGCTGAGCGCAGATCACCCAGAATGGACGCTGGCGGAGATCGGCGCGCACGTCAGCCTGTGTGACGACACGGTGGGCACCTGGCGCAAACGCTTTGCGGCCCAGCGGTTGGAGGGATTGAGGGATGCGCCTAAATCGGGTGCGCCACGAACGATCCAGGACGAGGCCGCCCTACGGGTCGTGCGTCTCACGCTGGACACCTTGCCAGAAGGCGAAACCCACTGGAGTACGCGTGGCATGGCACAGGTCAGTGGGATGACACAACGTGCGGTGCATCGCATCTGGCGGGCCTTTGGGCTCAGACCCCATCTGGTGTCGTCGTTCACGCTCTCAAAGGATCCGCTGCTGATCGAAAAAGTACGGGACATTGTTGGGTTGTACCTTGCTCCACCAGACCGTGCGCTGGTGCTGTGTATCGATGAGAAGCCACAGATTCAAGCCCTCGAGCGCGGCAGCGCGACGTTTCCGATGCTGCCTGGGCAACCGGAGGCAACCGGACCCACGTATGTCCGGCATGGCACCACGACCCTGATCGCGGCCTTGAATGCGAAGGTCGGAAGCGTGATCGGGCAGTGTTACCCGCAGCATCGGGCCGAAGAGTTCCGAGCGTTTCTTGATGTGGTGCACGCTCAAGTCCCTGCGGGACTTGAGGTCCATATCATCCTCGACAACGACATTACCCATAAGACCAAGACCATCCAGAACTGGTTGCTGGCCCATCCGAACGTGCATTTCCATTTCACGCCAACCAGCGGCTCTTGGCTCAATCTGGTGGAGTTATGGTTTTCCCTGCTGAGCCGCAAGCGTCTTCGGCGGGGCAATTTCACCTCGAACGATGAGCTAGAGCAGGCCATCGAGGCCTTCATTTCCCGGACGAACGACGCGCCAAAGCCATTCGTTTGGACACGCTCTGCCGACGACATTCTGGCGAATATCAAGCGCTTCTGTGAGCG
This genomic stretch from Deinococcus ruber harbors:
- a CDS encoding S1 family peptidase; its protein translation is MMVLGNMSEMMMYSTLRIFTNTGGGSGFVYLKTLSPTLKLPYLITNKHVLENVDVCWINFHCADESTLLPNGKNIRYDFTSFDSSNYVAHPNPDIDLCAIPLLPVFLELNSIGSTPFTTSVTEETLIDQATLSTLSAIEDITMVGYPIGLSDEANNFPIMRRGITASHPNIDFNGTPQGVIDIAAFPGSSGSPIFLFNERGYRTRTGEHFPEGTRLRLLVV
- a CDS encoding IS630 family transposase yields the protein MLSGLIRRRQTPRGLATRAKVMLLSADHPEWTLAEIGAHVSLCDDTVGTWRKRFAAQRLEGLRDAPKSGAPRTIQDEAALRVVRLTLDTLPEGETHWSTRGMAQVSGMTQRAVHRIWRAFGLRPHLVSSFTLSKDPLLIEKVRDIVGLYLAPPDRALVLCIDEKPQIQALERGSATFPMLPGQPEATGPTYVRHGTTTLIAALNAKVGSVIGQCYPQHRAEEFRAFLDVVHAQVPAGLEVHIILDNDITHKTKTIQNWLLAHPNVHFHFTPTSGSWLNLVELWFSLLSRKRLRRGNFTSNDELEQAIEAFISRTNDAPKPFVWTRSADDILANIKRFCERHLPPDNSQGSSESDH